A region of Procambarus clarkii isolate CNS0578487 chromosome 48, FALCON_Pclarkii_2.0, whole genome shotgun sequence DNA encodes the following proteins:
- the LOC138350939 gene encoding sperm acrosomal protein FSA-ACR.1-like, with protein MVQGTQDIDEMVQGTQDIAEMVKGTQDIAEMGRQDIVEMVQGTQDIAEMVQGTQDIAEMVQGTQDIAEMGTHVISEMVQDTQDIAEKVQGTQVIAEMIQGTQVIAEMVQGTQVIAEIVSGTQDVAEMVQGKQDIAEMVQGTQDIAEMVQGTSYS; from the exons atggtgcagggtacacaagataTAGATGAGATGGTGCAGGGCACACAAGACATAGctgagatggtgaagggtacacaagatatagctgagatg GGTAGACAAGATATAgttgagatggtgcagggtacacaagacatagctgagatggtgcagggtacacaagatatagctgagatggtgcagggtacacaagatatagctgagatg GGTACACATGTTATATCTGAGATGGTGCAGGAtacacaagatatagctgagaaGGTGCAGGGaacacaagttatagctgagatgatacagggtacacaagttatagctgagatggtgcagggtacacaagttatagctgagatagtgtcg GGTACACAAGatgtagctgagatggtgcaaggTAAACAAgacatagctgagatggtgcagggtacacaagatatagctgagatggtgcagggtacaagttacagctga
- the LOC138350940 gene encoding sperm acrosomal protein FSA-ACR.1-like: MVQGSQDITEMVQCTQVITEMVQGTQFIAEMVQGAHDIAEMLQGTQVIAEMGTQVIAEIVECTQVISEMVQDTQDIDEKVQGTQGIAEMVQGTQVIAEMVSGTQVIAEMVQGSLVIAEMLQGTLVIAEVHKFIAEMVQGAQDIAEIVQGTQVIVEMVHGTQVIAEMVQGTLVIAEIVQGTLVLAEMVQGTQVIAEME; encoded by the exons ATGGTGCAGGGTTCACAAGATATAACTGAGATGGTACAATGTACACAAGTTAtaactgagatggtgcagggtacacaattTATAGCTGAAATGGTGCAGGGTGCACACGATATAGCTGAGATGttgcagggtacacaagttatagctgaaatg ggtacacaagttatagctgagattgTTGAGTGTACACAAGTTATATCTGAGATGGTGCAGGATACACAAGATATAGATGAGAAGGTGCAGGGAACACAaggtatagctgagatggtgcagggtacacaagttatagctgagatggtgtcgggtacacaagttatagctgagatggtgcagggttcactagttatagctgagatgctgCAGGGTACACTAGTTATAGCTGA ggtacacaagtttatagctgagatggtgcagggtgcacaagatatagctgagattGTGCAAGGTACACAAGTTATAGTTGAGATGGTGCAtggtacacaagttatagctgagatggtgcagggtacactagttatagctgagatAGTGCAGGGTACACTAGttttagctgagatggtgcagggtacacaagttatagctgagatggagTAG
- the LOC138350941 gene encoding sperm acrosomal protein FSA-ACR.1-like, giving the protein MVQGRQDIVEMVQGTQDIAEMVQSTQDIAEMGTQVISEMVQDTQDIAEKVQGTQVIAEMIQGTQGIAEMVQDTQDIAEMVQGTQVIAEMGTQVIAEMVQDTQDIAEMVQGTLVMAEMVHGIQDIAEMVQGTSYS; this is encoded by the exons ATGGTGCAGGGTAGACAAGATATAgttgagatggtgcagggtacacaagacatagctgagatggtgcagagtacacaagatatagctgagatg ggtacacaagttatatctgagatggtgcaggatacacaagatatagctgagaaGGTGCAGGGaacacaagttatagctgagatgataCAGGGTACACAaggtatagctgagatggtgcaggatacacaagatatagctgagatggtgcagggtacacaagttatagctgagatg ggtacacaagttatagctgaaATGGTGCAGGAtacacaagatatagctgagatggtgcagggtacactagTTATGGCTGAGATGGTGCATGGTAtacaagatatagctgagatggtgcagggtacaagttatagctga